In one bacterium genomic region, the following are encoded:
- a CDS encoding nickel-dependent hydrogenase large subunit: MSEIIPIGPYHPLQEEPEFFKLHVEGERVVKLDIEIGYNHRGIEKLAESKSWDQVVFLVERICGICSTSHPAASINAMEDLGCIEAPERAQYIRTVICELERIHSHLLWLGLAGHFIGYNTVWMWAWKYREIVCDIFDKITGNRQSYAMFKVGGVRRDINDDDIPWVLKGLDKLKPALDIFKGAVMDDPVIHARMKGVGVLTKEKAIEYCVVGPTARPSGLAIDVRKDDPYFAYDWLDWDIVVMEEGDVFAKAVVRILEMYESVKIIEQCLNKMKPGIIDLKIKELPAGEGIGRAEAPRGEVYHYCKSDGSNFPARYKVRAPSYTNIFSNEIACIGETVADAALILAAVDPCYCCTERVVVVNKETSSEDVLNEQDLMKLSHQKTEKIIREMGV; encoded by the coding sequence ATGAGCGAAATAATTCCTATTGGCCCATATCATCCGTTACAGGAAGAGCCGGAATTTTTTAAACTTCACGTTGAGGGCGAACGTGTTGTTAAACTGGATATTGAGATAGGGTATAATCACCGCGGTATTGAGAAACTTGCCGAATCAAAATCGTGGGATCAGGTTGTATTCCTGGTTGAAAGAATTTGCGGTATTTGCTCTACCAGTCATCCTGCTGCATCAATTAATGCAATGGAGGATCTCGGATGCATTGAAGCTCCCGAAAGGGCACAGTACATCAGAACAGTTATATGCGAACTTGAGAGAATACATTCCCATTTGCTCTGGCTCGGACTCGCAGGGCATTTTATTGGCTACAATACTGTATGGATGTGGGCGTGGAAATATCGTGAAATTGTGTGTGATATATTTGATAAGATTACAGGCAACCGGCAGAGTTATGCTATGTTTAAAGTAGGCGGTGTAAGGCGCGATATTAACGATGACGATATACCGTGGGTATTAAAAGGCCTTGATAAATTAAAACCTGCTCTTGATATATTCAAAGGTGCTGTAATGGATGATCCTGTAATTCATGCAAGGATGAAGGGTGTTGGAGTTCTGACAAAAGAGAAGGCCATAGAGTACTGTGTTGTAGGGCCCACAGCCCGTCCTTCCGGCCTGGCCATTGATGTTCGAAAAGATGACCCATATTTTGCATATGACTGGCTGGACTGGGATATTGTAGTGATGGAAGAGGGAGATGTATTTGCAAAAGCTGTTGTGCGTATCCTAGAAATGTATGAATCTGTAAAAATAATTGAACAGTGCCTTAACAAGATGAAACCAGGAATTATTGATCTTAAAATTAAAGAGCTGCCTGCCGGGGAAGGAATCGGCAGAGCAGAGGCTCCCCGGGGGGAAGTTTATCATTACTGTAAGAGTGACGGATCAAATTTTCCAGCAAGATACAAAGTCAGGGCACCGAGTTACACAAATATTTTTTCAAATGAAATTGCCTGCATTGGAGAAACAGTTGCTGATGCAGCACTCATCCTTGCTGCTGTGGATCCGTGTTACTGCTGCACTGAAAGAGTCGTTGTTGTAAATAAAGAAACCAGTTCAGAAGATGTTCTGAACGAACAGGATCTTATGAAGTTGTCTCATCAGAAAACAGAAAAAATCATAAGAGAGATGGGTGTGTGA
- a CDS encoding NADH-quinone oxidoreductase subunit C: MTWEEIKSDIQKNFGKKIKKWAEHNSRRIYIDIDNEDIEEFTRYIFKELKGRFIIASGVDTPYGVIEILYHFDFFQLPQVLSLRIKTEKPDPEVASIAAIIKGAEWIEREIAELLGVNFKGHPDMKHLLLPDDWPEGSYPLRRDK; encoded by the coding sequence ATGACCTGGGAAGAAATAAAATCTGACATTCAAAAGAATTTTGGCAAGAAGATAAAAAAATGGGCAGAACACAACAGCCGCCGTATATATATTGATATTGATAATGAAGATATTGAAGAGTTTACCAGATATATATTCAAAGAGCTGAAAGGCAGATTTATAATTGCATCAGGTGTTGATACTCCTTATGGTGTAATAGAAATTCTATATCATTTTGATTTTTTCCAGCTTCCACAGGTGCTTTCTCTTAGAATCAAAACGGAAAAACCTGATCCTGAGGTTGCATCCATTGCTGCAATAATCAAAGGAGCTGAATGGATTGAGCGGGAAATTGCAGAACTTTTAGGAGTCAATTTTAAAGGTCACCCTGATATGAAACATCTTCTTCTGCCAGACGACTGGCCTGAAGGCAGCTATCCTCTCAGGAGGGATAAATGA